From a region of the Candidatus Profftella armatura (Diaphorina cf. continua) genome:
- a CDS encoding replication protein RepA translates to MFFRYNKLIKNALKIEKKETKKANALGYIARTLAQATLPHTDPKLPIGTLYSRNTGQLILSIIPTSPRHGIPYGSIPRLILAWICSEAIKTKQRILFLGKSQNDFLKQINLHNNGRDIARFREQALRLFKSVISIEYSDEKKNDLSSRLLISESSHIFWNTKTNKRQKKWESSLELSDGFFREIIAAPVPIDMRVFHALSKSPLAMDIYTWLVYRIFVLQKSKRSSVFIPWVNLKFQFGVGYPNTNQGFQDFKKRFRLRLKEVLLFYKKAHEHVKENKIGLTLTPCKFHISSY, encoded by the coding sequence ATGTTTTTCCGTTACAATAAATTAATTAAAAATGCATTAAAAATCGAAAAAAAAGAAACTAAAAAGGCTAATGCTTTGGGGTATATAGCAAGAACATTAGCTCAAGCTACATTACCTCATACTGATCCAAAACTTCCAATTGGTACACTTTATAGTCGAAATACAGGGCAATTAATCTTGTCAATTATCCCAACAAGTCCGCGTCATGGAATTCCATATGGTTCTATACCTCGTTTAATTTTAGCATGGATTTGCAGTGAAGCTATAAAAACTAAACAGCGTATACTTTTTCTTGGAAAATCACAAAATGATTTTTTAAAACAAATTAATTTACATAATAATGGAAGAGATATTGCTCGTTTTCGTGAACAAGCTTTACGCTTATTTAAATCAGTTATTTCTATTGAATATAGTGATGAAAAAAAAAATGACTTATCATCTCGATTATTAATTTCTGAATCTTCACATATATTTTGGAATACAAAAACAAATAAAAGACAAAAAAAATGGGAAAGTTCATTAGAACTTTCAGATGGATTTTTTAGAGAAATTATAGCCGCCCCTGTTCCAATAGATATGCGTGTATTTCATGCTTTAAGTAAATCCCCGTTAGCAATGGATATATATACATGGTTAGTTTATCGTATATTTGTTTTACAAAAATCTAAACGATCTTCTGTTTTTATACCATGGGTTAATCTAAAATTTCAATTTGGAGTCGGTTACCCAAATACTAATCAAGGTTTTCAAGATTTTAAAAAACGTTTTCGATTAAGATTAAAAGAAGTTTTATTATTTTATAAAAAAGCCCATGAACATGTGAAAGAAAACAAAATTGGGTTAACTTTAACTCCTTGTAAATTTCATATTTCTTCTTATTAG
- the crtY gene encoding lycopene beta-cyclase CrtY: MKKNNYYWDFILVGAGLWNSIIAWYLRQYKPKLNILLIELNSSISKDHIWSFHQHDISSSQHIFIKPLITYSWPSYQVKFPKFNRQIFSGYYSICSKHLNSCLKQNLGNNNFLFNNKTIEIITPTSICLNNREIINANCIIDGRGLKDFQFKGVYQIFLGQQWYLSSPHGLNIPIIMDATINQKKDEYRFIYTLPLTPNSLMIEDTRYTKKSFLTPDMLKNSIHYIQEYAFKNKWKLVKIEREEVGCIPIPFKNKKIIKFKKIVCVGLRANLFHVTTGYSLPIAIQLAENIAKYSTTTTQINFIFLLKLVKKFIIKHQKKQRFFYLLNRLFFLSNPRSHLDIMQYFYSLPEKTISNFYANKLSLFDKIRIFSGKPPISLFQALHTIFFKFIK, from the coding sequence GTGAAAAAAAATAATTATTACTGGGATTTTATTTTGGTTGGAGCTGGTCTATGGAATAGTATAATTGCTTGGTACTTACGACAATATAAACCAAAATTAAATATATTATTAATAGAATTAAATTCTAGTATTTCGAAAGATCATATATGGTCTTTTCATCAACATGATATAAGTTCATCACAACATATTTTCATAAAACCATTAATTACTTATTCATGGCCATCGTATCAAGTAAAATTTCCAAAATTTAATCGCCAAATTTTTAGTGGTTATTATTCTATTTGCTCAAAACATCTTAATTCTTGTTTAAAACAAAATTTAGGTAATAATAATTTTTTATTTAACAATAAAACTATAGAAATAATAACTCCAACATCAATTTGTCTGAATAATCGAGAAATAATAAATGCAAATTGTATAATTGATGGCAGAGGCCTAAAAGATTTTCAATTCAAAGGAGTATACCAAATATTTTTAGGTCAACAATGGTATTTATCTTCTCCACATGGATTAAATATACCAATAATAATGGATGCAACGATAAATCAAAAAAAAGACGAATATCGTTTTATTTATACATTACCACTAACACCAAATAGCTTAATGATTGAAGACACTAGATATACTAAAAAATCTTTTTTAACACCTGATATGTTAAAAAATTCCATTCACTACATTCAAGAATACGCTTTTAAAAATAAATGGAAATTAGTAAAAATAGAAAGAGAAGAAGTTGGTTGTATACCAATTCCATTTAAAAACAAAAAAATAATAAAATTTAAAAAAATAGTTTGCGTTGGTTTAAGGGCTAATCTTTTTCATGTAACTACTGGTTATTCTTTACCAATCGCAATTCAGCTAGCTGAAAATATTGCTAAATATTCTACCACTACCACTCAAATTAATTTTATTTTTTTATTAAAATTAGTAAAAAAATTTATTATTAAGCATCAAAAAAAACAACGTTTTTTTTATCTGCTTAATCGATTATTTTTTTTATCAAACCCAAGGAGTCATTTAGATATCATGCAATATTTTTATAGTCTACCAGAAAAAACTATTTCAAATTTTTATGCAAATAAATTATCGTTATTTGATAAAATTCGTATTTTTTCTGGTAAACCTCCTATTTCATTATTTCAAGCTTTACATACAATTTTTTTTAAATTTATAAAATGA